One stretch of Chryseobacterium indologenes DNA includes these proteins:
- a CDS encoding ATP-dependent DNA ligase: MRHFADLINALETTNKTNAKIEAIIDYLERAPDEDKVWFIALFTGKRPKRNVNTNLMKEWALEITQLPFWLFQESYSSVGDLGETLSLILPPPEKNIDRSLSQWMKDIIDLKDKNEGEKKEFVLHSWNGLEYTERLIFNKLIGGSFRIGVSDKTLINALSKFSDQESSTLIHSLMGKWQPDEISFKELISAENINPDNSKPYPFCLAYPLEKELKELGKPDEWQVEYKWDGIRGQIIRRNDEVFIWSRGEELVTEQFPEITEVVKAMKGNFVLDGEILAVKESKVLNFNELQKRLNRKTLTKKMLSEIPIKVFAYDLLELENHDLREKPVSARRAMLEELLLNQKPENIQLSQRIDFEKWTELNEIRENSRSVNSEGLMLKQKSSPYHAGRKKGDWWKWKINPFTIDAVLIYAQKGSGRRSAYYTDYTFAVKNEDQLVTIAKAYSGLTDKEIMEVSKFVTKNAIEKFGPVRTVKPELVFEIAFEGIGFSNRHKSGVALRFPRIVRWRKDKTADEIDTLEEIKKLIQ, from the coding sequence ATGAGACATTTTGCAGATCTTATTAATGCTTTGGAGACCACAAATAAAACCAATGCTAAAATTGAAGCCATCATTGATTATCTGGAGCGCGCTCCGGATGAAGATAAAGTATGGTTTATTGCTTTATTTACAGGAAAAAGACCCAAAAGGAATGTGAATACTAACTTGATGAAAGAATGGGCATTGGAAATTACGCAACTTCCCTTTTGGCTCTTTCAGGAAAGCTATTCCTCAGTGGGAGATCTTGGAGAAACACTCTCATTGATTCTTCCACCGCCGGAGAAAAATATTGATCGAAGCCTTTCTCAATGGATGAAGGATATTATTGATTTAAAAGATAAAAACGAAGGAGAAAAGAAAGAATTCGTGCTCCATTCATGGAATGGCTTGGAATATACAGAACGCTTGATTTTCAATAAATTAATAGGCGGAAGTTTCAGAATCGGGGTATCGGATAAAACTCTGATTAATGCATTAAGTAAGTTTTCCGATCAGGAATCCAGTACGTTGATTCACAGTTTAATGGGAAAATGGCAGCCTGATGAAATTTCCTTTAAAGAATTAATTTCTGCGGAGAATATAAATCCGGATAATTCCAAACCTTATCCTTTTTGTTTAGCATATCCTCTTGAAAAAGAACTGAAAGAATTAGGGAAACCTGATGAATGGCAGGTTGAATATAAATGGGATGGCATCCGTGGGCAAATCATCAGAAGAAATGATGAAGTCTTTATATGGTCCAGAGGGGAAGAACTTGTCACAGAGCAATTTCCTGAAATTACAGAAGTTGTAAAAGCAATGAAAGGGAATTTTGTTTTAGATGGGGAAATACTTGCAGTAAAAGAAAGTAAGGTTTTAAATTTTAATGAATTACAAAAAAGATTAAACAGGAAAACTTTAACCAAAAAAATGCTCTCAGAAATTCCAATTAAGGTATTTGCTTATGACCTATTAGAACTTGAAAATCATGATTTGAGAGAAAAGCCAGTTTCAGCAAGAAGAGCGATGCTGGAAGAATTACTGCTGAACCAAAAGCCGGAAAACATTCAGCTTTCCCAGCGTATAGATTTTGAAAAATGGACGGAACTGAATGAAATTCGCGAAAATTCAAGAAGTGTGAACAGTGAAGGACTGATGTTAAAACAAAAAAGCTCACCTTACCATGCAGGACGGAAAAAAGGTGATTGGTGGAAATGGAAAATTAATCCTTTTACCATTGATGCTGTTCTCATCTATGCCCAAAAAGGCAGTGGAAGGCGAAGTGCTTATTACACAGACTATACTTTTGCCGTGAAAAATGAAGATCAATTAGTAACTATTGCCAAAGCTTATTCAGGGCTAACAGATAAAGAAATTATGGAAGTCAGCAAATTTGTAACGAAGAATGCGATTGAAAAATTTGGTCCTGTACGAACTGTAAAACCAGAACTCGTCTTTGAGATTGCCTTTGAAGGGATCGGATTCAGTAACCGTCATAAAAGTGGTGTAGCCCTTCGGTTTCCAAGAATTGTAAGATGGCGGAAAGATAAGACCGCAGATGAAATTGATACCCTGGAAGAAATTAAAAAATTAATACAATAA
- a CDS encoding ligase-associated DNA damage response exonuclease, with protein sequence MKLITFTKKGIYCPQGKFYIDPWRPVDMAVITHGHADHARWGMKKYLCHHFTQPILYQRIGSDIECQGVEYGEKININGVNVSLHPAGHIIGSAQIRLEYKGFVTVISGDYKVQDDGLSTPFELVRCNEFVTESTFGLPIYNWLEVDDLNKKLQNWVLKNQENSKTSVFIGYSLGKAQRIMKAVEGLGKVYVHYSIGKLNEAFQNAGIDLPEYIVADFRERPKEMEHEIVIVPPALLDSNIIKKIPDPATAICSGWMQVRGARRWRSADAGFAMSDHADWKGLLQTVKATEAEQVHVTHGQTEIFSKYLNEIGMKADVIETLFGEDEEVSEKETPENSEL encoded by the coding sequence TTGAAGCTAATCACATTTACTAAAAAAGGAATTTATTGTCCTCAGGGGAAGTTTTACATAGATCCCTGGAGGCCCGTGGATATGGCGGTCATCACCCACGGACACGCCGATCATGCCCGTTGGGGAATGAAAAAATACCTTTGCCATCATTTTACCCAACCTATTTTATATCAAAGAATTGGTAGCGATATAGAATGCCAGGGGGTGGAATATGGTGAAAAGATCAATATCAACGGAGTAAATGTTTCATTACATCCTGCAGGACATATTATTGGTTCTGCACAAATAAGATTAGAGTATAAAGGATTTGTAACAGTAATTTCGGGAGATTATAAAGTTCAGGATGATGGTCTGAGTACTCCCTTTGAGTTGGTGAGATGTAACGAATTTGTTACGGAAAGCACTTTTGGTTTACCGATTTATAATTGGCTGGAAGTGGATGATCTTAATAAAAAGCTGCAAAATTGGGTATTGAAAAATCAGGAAAACAGCAAAACATCAGTGTTTATCGGATATTCTCTTGGAAAGGCCCAACGAATTATGAAAGCCGTAGAAGGATTAGGCAAAGTATATGTTCATTATTCTATTGGAAAATTAAATGAAGCCTTTCAAAACGCAGGAATAGATCTTCCCGAATATATTGTGGCAGACTTTAGAGAACGCCCAAAAGAAATGGAACATGAAATTGTCATTGTTCCTCCTGCTTTGCTGGATAGCAATATCATCAAAAAGATCCCCGATCCTGCCACTGCAATATGTTCAGGGTGGATGCAGGTTCGAGGAGCCAGACGATGGAGAAGTGCTGATGCAGGTTTTGCGATGAGTGATCATGCCGATTGGAAGGGACTTCTACAGACTGTAAAAGCTACTGAGGCTGAACAGGTACATGTTACCCATGGGCAGACGGAAATATTTTCAAAATATCTAAACGAAATTGGGATGAAGGCAGATGTGATAGAAACACTGTTCGGTGAAGATGAAGAGGTATCCGAAAAAGAAACCCCTGAAAACTCAGAGCTATGA
- a CDS encoding SDR family oxidoreductase, with product MSKTILITGAASGFGKIAAFDLAKKGHKVIATTQVYPQMSDLIREAKGQEIELIVDKLDVTNPRDLDYIHQKYDIDILVSNAGIMEGGPIAEQPIDLIRSMFDVNVFGGLELAQGFIKKFIDQKKPGKIVFTTSMGELWTVPYVAAYCASKHAMGSIAEGLRTELAPFNIKIATCNPGVFGTGFNDRGVDSIFRWYQPEKNFTPLSAFDGAAESLAHQLDPQSMAECIVNVILDDHSNFRNVHPKETEDFVKQLQAEAWTAKS from the coding sequence ATGAGTAAAACAATTCTAATTACAGGAGCAGCAAGTGGATTCGGAAAGATTGCGGCATTTGATCTTGCTAAAAAAGGACATAAGGTCATCGCCACGACTCAAGTTTATCCTCAAATGAGTGACCTGATTCGTGAAGCGAAAGGACAAGAAATAGAGCTGATCGTTGATAAACTTGATGTTACCAATCCCAGGGATCTGGACTATATTCATCAAAAATATGATATTGATATCCTGGTAAGCAATGCCGGAATTATGGAAGGCGGACCTATTGCGGAGCAGCCCATTGACCTGATCCGTTCCATGTTTGATGTAAATGTGTTTGGCGGACTTGAGCTGGCACAGGGATTTATTAAAAAGTTTATTGATCAGAAGAAACCGGGGAAAATAGTATTCACTACTTCTATGGGAGAGCTGTGGACGGTTCCCTATGTAGCTGCTTATTGTGCCTCAAAACACGCTATGGGATCTATTGCTGAGGGGCTTAGAACAGAGCTGGCTCCATTCAATATCAAAATTGCGACCTGCAATCCTGGAGTTTTTGGCACAGGTTTTAATGACCGTGGAGTAGATTCTATTTTCCGTTGGTATCAGCCTGAAAAGAATTTCACCCCTTTATCCGCGTTTGATGGAGCTGCAGAATCACTGGCTCACCAGCTTGATCCTCAGTCTATGGCTGAATGTATTGTGAATGTAATTCTTGATGATCATTCGAATTTCAGAAATGTTCATCCGAAGGAAACCGAAGATTTTGTAAAACAACTGCAGGCTGAAGCCTGGACAGCAAAAAGTTAA
- a CDS encoding GlcG/HbpS family heme-binding protein, translated as MDLSYDLAEKALKAAVEKAQLLNTAVSISVVDSGGHLISFARLNSVVGVIDFAVKKAKTAAIFGIDSDSMGNIVADSAIHGYGMLNSNEGLLTIAGGVVIKDKEGRVIGAIGSSGGTPEQDKEIAMSGASAIG; from the coding sequence ATGGATTTAAGTTATGATTTAGCTGAAAAAGCATTAAAAGCCGCTGTTGAAAAAGCACAATTATTGAATACCGCAGTAAGTATTTCCGTGGTAGATTCGGGGGGCCATCTGATTTCTTTTGCCAGACTTAACAGTGTGGTTGGAGTCATTGATTTTGCTGTAAAAAAGGCAAAAACAGCAGCCATTTTTGGAATAGACAGCGATAGTATGGGAAATATTGTTGCAGATTCTGCTATTCATGGATACGGAATGCTCAACTCCAATGAAGGACTTTTAACGATTGCAGGTGGAGTTGTTATTAAAGATAAAGAGGGGAGAGTAATTGGGGCAATAGGCTCATCAGGCGGTACTCCTGAACAAGATAAAGAAATTGCAATGTCCGGAGCTTCTGCTATTGGTTAA